From the Mycobacterium noviomagense genome, the window TCAGGTTCAACCCGATCCTGCTCAAACCTGGCAGTGAGCGCACCTCACAGCTGGTGATCCGGGGACAGGTGGCCGACTCCGTCACCGCGGCCGGCTATATCGCGCACCGCGACCGGCTGCTGAGCATCGTGGTCGACGACTTGTCCAGCCTGCGGGCCGAATTCGACGCGGTGATCTGCGAGGGCGCCGGCTCACCCGCCGAAATCAACCTGCGCGCAACCGATTTGGCTAACCTCGGGCTCGCCCGGGCGGCAAACCTGCCGGTGGTCCTGGTCGGTGACATCGACCGCGGCGGACTGCTCGCCCACCTGTTCGGCACGGTGGCGGTGCTCGACGCGCAAGACCAGGCCCTGGTCGCCGGGTTCATCGTGAACAAGTTCCGTGGCGACCCGGCGCTGCTGGAGCCAGGCCTGCGGCAATTGGCAGAGCTGACCGGCCGGCCCACCTTCGGCGTGCTGCCATACGCCGACGAGCTCTGGCTCGACGCCGAAGACTCCGTGTCGGTGCAGACCAACCGGGTGCTGGGCATCCCGCAACCGCCGCGCGGGAGCCAATGTTTGCGGGTCGCCGCGCTGCGCCTACCCCGGATCTCCAACTCCACCGACGTCGAGGCGCTGGCCTGCGAACCCGGCGTGCTGGTGCACTGGGCCACCGACCCTGCGGACCTGGCCGACGTCGACGTGATCGTGGTGCCGGGCAGCAAGGCCACTGTGGCCGATCTGCGCTGGTTGAACGACCGCGGGCTGGCCGACACTGTGATCGCCCACGCGCAGTCCGGCCGCGTGGTTCTGGGGATCTGCGGCGGTTTCCAGATGTTGTGCCGGACCATCGACGATCCGGTGGAAACGAAATCGGGGCGAGTCGAGGGCCTGGGACTGCTCGACGCCGACATCGTGTTCGGGGCGGACAAGGTCCTGCGCCGCTGGGAATTCCCGCTCACCGGGTACGAAATCCACCACGGCCGGGTGCAGCGTTGCCCGGAGCCGGCATGGTTCGACGCAGACGGATGCGCGCAGGGCTATCGGCGCGATCACGTGTTCGGTACCCACTGGCACGGTCTGCTGGACAACGACGCCTTCCGCCGACAGTGGTTGACGACCGCCGCGATTCTCGTCGGACGCGACGGTTTCGCGGTCGCCGACGATGTCGACGTCGCGGCGCGCCGGGACGCGCAGCTGGATCTGATGGCCGACCTTTTGGCCGCACACCTCGACATCGATGCGATCACCGGTCTGCTCGATGATGGGGCACCGCGGCGCCCACGCATCGTTTCAGGCGTGGTCGAATAGCCTTGCGCTGTTTGCCAATACGCCAGTGCCGCATAGGCATATGATAGTTCCACTCAAATCGGGATTCTGATATTGCCCTGAGAGACCCGGGAGAAACGGCCCGCGGACGACCCGAATGACGTAACTTGCTTCAAGTGCCCTCGATGATGATGACCACCATCGACGGCTTCCCCATCCCGGTCAGCGTGACCGGTCCAGACAAGGGTTCCGTCGTGGTGTTGCTTGGTGCCGCGCAACGCGCGGTCGCCGCATACGACGCGGTATGCGAGCGCTTGCATACCGCCTCGCTGCGAACCGTTGTCGTTGGCCCTGACTCCAGGCTCACGCCCAAGTCGGTGGTTGGTCTCCTCGATGCGCTCGACATCCAGTGGGGCGTGGTGGTCGGGGACCGCACCGGCGGGGAAGTCGCGTGGGAGCTGGCGGCGACCCGACTGGACCGCTTCACCGGTTTGGTGGCCATCGATCGCGGACATCCACGCGTGGCTGATCTGAACGGCGTCATCCGCGACGAGCACTGCCCGCCTGTGGAAATCAACACCACCGCCCTGGTCAGCACCCCGGCGGCACATTCGGTAGCGAAGGCCAGCCAGCGGTATGTCTACGCCGATTACCGCATCGTCGAACTCCTGGGCCGCCGCAATGCTCACGAGGCAACGGCGCAACTGACAGCCGAAATCGTGCTGCGAACGCACACCTTCTGAACACCCGACCGCAACGAGAACGTCGGTCTCGGTTCCCGCACGGCAAGAGGCCTGCGCTTCAGCGCAATACGATGAGAGCGCGGACGTCGTGACGTCGAAGCGGTTGAAGACACGAAAGAGGGTGCGCGGTTTTGAACGTCTCGAGATTGCCCAGTCCGGTGGTCGGCTTGACGACCTATCTGGACCGGGCGCAGACCGGGGTGTGGGACGTTAGCGCCGGATTTCTGCCCGCCGCATACTTCCAAGGCGTCACGTTGGCGGGCGGCGTGGCGGTGTTGTTGCCGCCGCAGCCAGTCGACGCCCAGATCGCCGATCGTGTGCTCGACGGCCTGGACGCTCTTGTGATCACCGGCGGGAAGGACATCGATCCAGGTGTGTACGGCCAGGTGCGGCATCCGGCTACCGAGGAGCCGGGTCGCGACCGCGACGCTTGGGAGCTCGCGCTGGTCGAGGCGGCGCTGCGGCGAGGGCTGCCGGTGTTGGGGATCTGCCGTGGTGCCCAGGTGCTCAACGTCGCGTTCGGCGGAACCCTGCATCAGCACCTGCCCGACGTCATCGGGCACAGCGGGCATCGGGCCGGCAACGCGGTGTTCACGACCTTGCCGGTGCGCACTGTGCCCGGCACCAGGCTGGCGGCCCTGTTGGGTGAGTCCTGCGATGCGCGGTGCTACCACCATCAGGCCATTGCCGAAGTCGGCAGGGGACTGGTGGTCAGCGCGTGGGACGCCGACGGCGTGGTGGAGGGGCTCGAGCTACCTGGTGACAATTTCGTGGTGGCCGTGCAGTGGCATCCGGAGGAGAGCCTCGATGACCTGCGGCTGTTCGCGGCGGTGGTGGACGCGGCGCGGGCCTATGCCGACGCACGGGTGAGCACGGTCGGAGGCAACTGAGCCAGTGAAAAGCACGCTGCTGCACGGCATTTCATCGATGATCATTGCGACCTTCCTGCCAGACGCCAGCATCGGCGCGGCCGACGTCACGCCGCTCTAAACGAGTCACGGGTCGCTGAATGTCGCTAGATCGGCGCGGTTTTCTCAAATACGGCGGGGTGGCGCTGGCGGCTGCGGTGGGCTCGGCGTGTACTGCACCATGGCAGCCCCGGCCCAGCGGCAAACCCGACTACACGCTGCGGATCGGCGCCGGCACAGTCGAACTCGGTCCGGGCCGGGTAGTGACGACCACAACCTACAACGGGCAGTTTCCCGGTCCGCTGGTGCGTTTCACCGAAGGCAAGCCGACCGTTGTCGATGTCTACAACGACACCGGCACCCCAGAACAGCTGCACTGGCACGGACAGACCGTGCCCGTCGACGTGGACGGTGCCGCCGAAGAGGGCACACCCTATATCCCCGCTCATGGCATGCGGCGGCTGGCGTTCACGCCCGGACCGGCGGGTTTTCGCTTCTACCACACCCACCTGACTCCGGGCGCGGACCTGGCCGGCGGACAGTACTCCGGTCAGGTCGGGCCGGTCTACATCGAACCACGCCAGCATCCGGGAGCCTACGACCAGGAAGTGTTCCTCACGCTCAAGGAATTTCAGCCCACCCTGACCCGCGGCGAAGAAATGGAGCAGAGCTTCCTGGCCGGCGAAGAGGATGCCCAGCTTCGCGAAATCGGCGAGGCGGCAATGGCGCGATCGCTGGGCCGCGGAATGCCACCGGGATACGAAGTGGGCTATGACGCGTTCAGCGTCAACGGGCGGATGCTGGGTGCAGGTGAACCGATCCGCGTCAAGGCCGGTGAGCGTGTCCTGCTGCATGTTCTCAACGGCAGCGCCACCGAAGAGCGCAGTCTGGCGCTGCCCGGGCACACCTTCACGGTCGTGGCGCTCGACGGCAACCCGGTGCCGAAACCCGTTGCCGTGCCGGTGTTGTGGCTCGGCGCCGCTGAACGAATCTCGGCCATGGTGACGATGAGCCAGCCCGGCGTGTGGATACTCGGCGATCTTCTCGACGACGACCGCCACGGCGGCATGGGCATCGTGGTGGAATACGCCCGACAGACCGGTGCGCCGCAGTGGGCGCCGCCGTCCCCGTTTCAGTGGGACTACCGGCTGTTCGCACAACCAGGGGCCCGCGCCGCCGCACCCGATCACGTGATCGACATGCTCGTCGAAAAGCAAAACGCCGCCGACAACGGCTTCAACGTATGGACGGTCAACGGTCAACGCTTCGCCATGGCGTCGAAGCAACCGCCGATCGAACTGCAGCACGGCAAGCGCTACCGGTTACACGTACGCAACGCCAGCGACGACGTCCACCCAATCCATGTGCACCGGCACACATTTGAAATCACCCACGTCGCCGGCACGCCAACAGCCGGTGTGCGCAAAGACGTCGCGATGCTGGGCGGCTACCAGAGCATCGACGTCGACTTCGTCGCCGACCAACCCGGCTTGTCGCTGTTTCACTGTCACCAGCAACTGCACATGGATTTCGGCTTCATGGCGCTGTTCCACTGCAGCTGATCCGGCGGCCTGGCCGTCATCCCGTCGACGGCGAACGCGGAATCACCGTGGGCCGCAGGACATATTGGGATGGAGGTGCGTTGAAGCTACGCGCGGCCATGCCTCCTATCGGCATCACGAGACGCGGTTATGAGCCTGCAGCCTCCTCGCTCAGGGACGGCGTCCTGAGCGCAATCAGGACTCGCGCGATCAAGTTGACGGCGTGGTAGCCGACCACCGCGGCGATGGTGAGCGCCACGGCGGGATCGAGCCAGTCCCAGCCGCCGGTAAATAGGATCACCGCGCCGCTGACCGCTACCCCGGCGGCGGCCGCCGCATCGGCGGCAATATCGAGCCGGACGGCTTTGACGTTGAGGTCCTCGCGGCCGTTGCCATCGTCGACGTCGACACCGACGATGACCGTGGCGATCAGCATGACGACCGCGGCCACCGCGCCCACGATCAGCACCGGCGCGCCGCGGACGCCGACGGCGCCCGAGGCGAGCCGCTGCGCAGCGGCGACCACAATGCCGACATTGAGGATTAGCAGCCATCCGGCATTGACCAATGCCGCAAGGTGGGTAGGGCTGGGATATCGGTTTTGACCCTCACGGTCGGCCCGGCGTGCCAGGCGGATGGCGAATAGCGACAGGGCGATCGCGGCCCCGTCGGCCAGATAGTCCACGCCCGCGGCCAGCACGCTCAGCGAGTGGGCCATGATGCCCACGATGATCAGCGCTGCGACAAGCAGCAGGTCAAGCAGCAGCGCCAGCGCCAGCCGCCCAACCGTGGACATTTGCCGATGATAGAACCAGTGAACTGTGGCGCCCGCGATACCGTCCAATTGGTCGCGCTTTGGTGCTGTTTCAAGGCGGCTCGTGTCTGTCAGGCGCCGGGGTCAGCCGGCATGCTCCACTTCTCTTCGATGCGGCCATAGCGCCAAACCAACAGCGCGACAGCCCAAGTCAGCACAAACAAGGCGACAATGACGAAGCCGATCACGTTGAGGTCGATGCCGCCGATGCACTCCCACAGTCCGCCCCTCCAACCGAGCTGATCGGCCAATAGCCCGAGGAGCTCGACGCTGCCCACCAGGAGCGCAACCGCGACCGATAACCCGGTGATCGTGATGTTGTAGTAGACCTTTCGGACCGGGTTGGAAAACGCCCAACCGTAGGCGAAGTTCATGAACGAGCCGTCGATGGTGTCCAGCACGCACATCCCCGCGGTGAACAGCACGGGCAGACACAGGATGGCGTACCACGGCACGCCGGCCGCAGCGCTGCTGCCCGCCAAGACCAGCAGCGCGACTTCGGTGGCGGTGTCGAATCCGAGTCCGAACAGCAGCCCGACCGGGTACATGTGCCATGACTTGGTGACCGATTTGGTGAAGCGACCAAGCAACCGGTTGAGCAACCCGCGGCTGTTCAACTGTTCTTCCAATTCGGCCTCGTCATAGTGGCCGCGCCGCATCCGCGCGAATACGCGCAGAATCTCGACCAAGATGACGACGTTGATGATCGCGATCAAATAGAGGAACGCTCCTGAGACGCTGGTGCCGATCAAGCTGGTGTAGTGGTGCAGCGCCGACGAGCCCTGCCTGACCGGCCCGATAATCGCCTTCACTCCCAGCGCCAGCAGCACCGCCAACCCGAAGACGACCGACGAATGACCCAGTGAAAAGAAGAAGCCGACGCCCAGCGGCCGCTGCCCGTCATTCATCAGCTTGCGGGTGGTGTTGTCGATGGCGGCGATATGGTCGGCGTCGAACGCGTGCCGCAGTCCCAATGTGTAGGCCGTCAGCCCGATGCCGATGCCAAACACCTTGTCGCCAAGGCTGAAATGCGCGGGCGCAACGACCACTACGAGGGTCAGCCAGCCGATCAAGTGCAATGCGACGATCACCGCGAACATTCCCGCCAAGCGGCCCCGTTCCGCTGGCGTCAGCGCACTGCGCGCCCGAGATGACAACGACTGGCGCTCAGCGCCCTCCACCATGTCGCGTCCCCCACAGTGCATAGAAATCCCGGCCGGGCAAACGGTAGGCGACTGACGAGCACCATGCAGGCGATTCGCGGGATTGTTGCAAGTTCTTCGCAGGTAGCCGCTGCGCTCAACCGCGGAAGGCGATGAGCGGAATCGCCATCTCCGCCGGGGTGGCCGCGCCGTGCAAACCGACGAGGTTGGCCACCTCGGGCGGCTCGTGGGCGGTCGCCACCACCGCTGTGTCGCCGGTGCAGGTGACGACGACGTCGCCGATGCGGGCCAGGTGCTCGGGGCGCACTGGACCGAACAGCCCGGCCGCCACCGCTTCGTCGCGGCTGCACACCTCGGCCAGCCCAGCCAGCGTCTCGCTCCACGCCGCCAGCACATCGGCGGCCGCCGCGGGTTGCGTGTAGAGGTAACGCACCCGCGGATCACCGGCGATCACCTGCACTCCTGCCGCCAGCCGCGGGTCGGCGTCGAGGTCGACCCGTGCCTGTGGCCCGACGTTCACCCCGCCGTGGTCGGCGGTGACCAGCAGCGCCGCATCGGACGGCAACTGCTCGACCAACCGCGCGAGCAGCGCGTCGACATCTGCCGCCGCGGTGTGCCATTGCGGCGAGCCGACACCGAACAGGTGCGCCGCGGTGTCCAGTGCGGCGGTATAGCCGTAGATCAGCCCCGGCGCCGCGCGGATTTCCTGGGCCAACTGCCCGGCGTAGTCGTCGTCGCTACCTACCGGGCAGAACAGCGCACCACGATATGCCGCTTCGGTCAGCCCGCTTCCGACAAACGATGCCGGCAGCACGGCCCGCGCGCTGACCCCCGCGCGGGCCAGCCGCTCGAACCACGTTGGCACTGGCTGCCATTGGGCAGGGGAAGGGTCGTCGCGCCACGAGATGTGGTTGAGCACCCGGTCGGTGTGTGGCAGCTTGAGCGTGAAGCCAAGCACGCCGTGCTCACCGGGTTGTACGCCGGTGGCAAGCGACACCAGGCTCGTCGGTGTCGTCGAGGGAAAGGTGCAGACCAGTTCATCCAGCCGACCGGCGCTGCCCGCCAGCACCGAGGCGAGCAGCGGCGCGTCCGCGGCCAGTTCGCGCAGCAGATGCCAGCCCATTCCGTCGACCAGCACCACCGCGACGCGACGCACTTCGCCAACCGACTCCGACAGCCCCAGCCCATCGACCGCGCCGTCGACCCCGAGCAGCGCCGCCGCTGCGGGCAGCACGTCGCAGATCGAACCCACCACGCCGCCAGTGTGGCAGCTATTCCAACCGATCCGGTCTTTGGCTGCGCTTCGGCAATCCGATGCGTGATACTGAAGGAGTGACCAGGCCATCGGCCCTGGACCCGGCCGACACCGAACGGATCGGCGAGTTGCTGCGCTCCCACGGGCTGCGGCGGATGGCGTCACGCATCGCGGTGCTGGCGGTCCTCGAGCCGGTCAACGGTCATCTCTCGGTCGCAGAAATCCACCACCGGCTACGCGAGGCGGCTCCTGCGGGCTTCACCCCGCCCGACTTGGCGACGATTTACCGGACGGTGACCACACTGGTCGACCAGGGTGTGCTGCACGCGCTGACGCTCGAGAACGGCGTCACCACGTTCGGGTTAGCGGCCGACCCTCACCATCACGCGGTGTGCACACAGTGCGGCTCGATCATCGAAGTGCCCGCGCGCCAGCTGAGTTCAGCGCTCGAACAGGCGATGGCGGGCAGCTCCTTCGCGCTGTCCGAGCGGGCGGGGTTGACCCTGCACGGCCTGTGCCCGCGGTGCCAGGGGCGGGGCCCAGCGGACGGAGCGCGCTGAATCAGCAGAGATTCAGTAGCGCGTTTTCCACGACCTCCGGCAGCGCCGGATGAATCCAGTACTGGCCGCGCGCCATCTTATGTGCGGTCAACCCGAAGCTCATCGCCTGGATAAGCGGCTGAATGATCGACGAGGCCTGGTAGCCCATGATGTGCGCGCCCAGCAGCCGGCCGCTGCCCCGCTCGGCGATGATCTTGACGATCCCGCTGGTGTCCTCCATCGCCCAACCGTAGGCGACGTCGCCGTAGTCCTGGATCGCGCACGAGATATCGAAACCCTTTGCAACAGCTTCATTTTCGGTCAAGCCGACGCTGGCGAGCTGCGGATCGGTGAACACCGCCGACGGCACGAACCGGTGGTCGGTCATCATCATCGAGTCGGTGTCGTCCCAGTCGCATAGCAGATTATGCTGCACGACGCGCGCTTCGTGGTTGGCCACGTGTTTGAGCTCGTAGGGTGAGGAGACGTCGCCGAGCGCGAAAACCCCTGGGGCAGAGGTTCGTTGGTATTCGTCTACCACCACTCGGGTTCGGTTGAGCTCGATACCGGCCTGCTCGGCGTCCAGCAGGTCGCCGTTGGGTATCCGGCCGGTGGCCACCAGCACAGTGTCGGCGTGCAAGGTGGAGCCGTCGTCGAGGTCCAGCGCGATCTGCGAACCGTCACGGTGGCCGCCGACGACGTTGCGGTGCGTCCGCAGCCCCCATTTCGACGAGGCGATGCGGGTGAAGCGCTCGGACATCGTGTCGTCGGAATGCCGAAGCAGTGTGCCGCCGCGGACCACCAAGGTGATCCCGACGCCCAACGCGGAGAAGATGTGTGCGAATTCGGCTGCCACGAACCCGCCGCCGATGATCACCAGGTGTTCGGGTAGCTCGGCGATCCGCAT encodes:
- a CDS encoding cobyric acid synthase, with the protein product MSGALLVAGTSSDAGKSIVVAGLCRLLARKGVRVAPFKAQNMSNNSVVTVEGGEIGRAQAMQARAAGLQPSVRFNPILLKPGSERTSQLVIRGQVADSVTAAGYIAHRDRLLSIVVDDLSSLRAEFDAVICEGAGSPAEINLRATDLANLGLARAANLPVVLVGDIDRGGLLAHLFGTVAVLDAQDQALVAGFIVNKFRGDPALLEPGLRQLAELTGRPTFGVLPYADELWLDAEDSVSVQTNRVLGIPQPPRGSQCLRVAALRLPRISNSTDVEALACEPGVLVHWATDPADLADVDVIVVPGSKATVADLRWLNDRGLADTVIAHAQSGRVVLGICGGFQMLCRTIDDPVETKSGRVEGLGLLDADIVFGADKVLRRWEFPLTGYEIHHGRVQRCPEPAWFDADGCAQGYRRDHVFGTHWHGLLDNDAFRRQWLTTAAILVGRDGFAVADDVDVAARRDAQLDLMADLLAAHLDIDAITGLLDDGAPRRPRIVSGVVE
- a CDS encoding alpha/beta fold hydrolase; the protein is MTTIDGFPIPVSVTGPDKGSVVVLLGAAQRAVAAYDAVCERLHTASLRTVVVGPDSRLTPKSVVGLLDALDIQWGVVVGDRTGGEVAWELAATRLDRFTGLVAIDRGHPRVADLNGVIRDEHCPPVEINTTALVSTPAAHSVAKASQRYVYADYRIVELLGRRNAHEATAQLTAEIVLRTHTF
- a CDS encoding gamma-glutamyl-gamma-aminobutyrate hydrolase family protein, giving the protein MVGLTTYLDRAQTGVWDVSAGFLPAAYFQGVTLAGGVAVLLPPQPVDAQIADRVLDGLDALVITGGKDIDPGVYGQVRHPATEEPGRDRDAWELALVEAALRRGLPVLGICRGAQVLNVAFGGTLHQHLPDVIGHSGHRAGNAVFTTLPVRTVPGTRLAALLGESCDARCYHHQAIAEVGRGLVVSAWDADGVVEGLELPGDNFVVAVQWHPEESLDDLRLFAAVVDAARAYADARVSTVGGN
- a CDS encoding multicopper oxidase family protein; this translates as MSLDRRGFLKYGGVALAAAVGSACTAPWQPRPSGKPDYTLRIGAGTVELGPGRVVTTTTYNGQFPGPLVRFTEGKPTVVDVYNDTGTPEQLHWHGQTVPVDVDGAAEEGTPYIPAHGMRRLAFTPGPAGFRFYHTHLTPGADLAGGQYSGQVGPVYIEPRQHPGAYDQEVFLTLKEFQPTLTRGEEMEQSFLAGEEDAQLREIGEAAMARSLGRGMPPGYEVGYDAFSVNGRMLGAGEPIRVKAGERVLLHVLNGSATEERSLALPGHTFTVVALDGNPVPKPVAVPVLWLGAAERISAMVTMSQPGVWILGDLLDDDRHGGMGIVVEYARQTGAPQWAPPSPFQWDYRLFAQPGARAAAPDHVIDMLVEKQNAADNGFNVWTVNGQRFAMASKQPPIELQHGKRYRLHVRNASDDVHPIHVHRHTFEITHVAGTPTAGVRKDVAMLGGYQSIDVDFVADQPGLSLFHCHQQLHMDFGFMALFHCS
- a CDS encoding cation diffusion facilitator family transporter, translating into MSTVGRLALALLLDLLLVAALIIVGIMAHSLSVLAAGVDYLADGAAIALSLFAIRLARRADREGQNRYPSPTHLAALVNAGWLLILNVGIVVAAAQRLASGAVGVRGAPVLIVGAVAAVVMLIATVIVGVDVDDGNGREDLNVKAVRLDIAADAAAAAGVAVSGAVILFTGGWDWLDPAVALTIAAVVGYHAVNLIARVLIALRTPSLSEEAAGS
- the nicT gene encoding Nickel transporter NicT, with the translated sequence MVEGAERQSLSSRARSALTPAERGRLAGMFAVIVALHLIGWLTLVVVVAPAHFSLGDKVFGIGIGLTAYTLGLRHAFDADHIAAIDNTTRKLMNDGQRPLGVGFFFSLGHSSVVFGLAVLLALGVKAIIGPVRQGSSALHHYTSLIGTSVSGAFLYLIAIINVVILVEILRVFARMRRGHYDEAELEEQLNSRGLLNRLLGRFTKSVTKSWHMYPVGLLFGLGFDTATEVALLVLAGSSAAAGVPWYAILCLPVLFTAGMCVLDTIDGSFMNFAYGWAFSNPVRKVYYNITITGLSVAVALLVGSVELLGLLADQLGWRGGLWECIGGIDLNVIGFVIVALFVLTWAVALLVWRYGRIEEKWSMPADPGA
- a CDS encoding alkaline phosphatase family protein, whose translation is MVGSICDVLPAAAALLGVDGAVDGLGLSESVGEVRRVAVVLVDGMGWHLLRELAADAPLLASVLAGSAGRLDELVCTFPSTTPTSLVSLATGVQPGEHGVLGFTLKLPHTDRVLNHISWRDDPSPAQWQPVPTWFERLARAGVSARAVLPASFVGSGLTEAAYRGALFCPVGSDDDYAGQLAQEIRAAPGLIYGYTAALDTAAHLFGVGSPQWHTAAADVDALLARLVEQLPSDAALLVTADHGGVNVGPQARVDLDADPRLAAGVQVIAGDPRVRYLYTQPAAAADVLAAWSETLAGLAEVCSRDEAVAAGLFGPVRPEHLARIGDVVVTCTGDTAVVATAHEPPEVANLVGLHGAATPAEMAIPLIAFRG
- a CDS encoding Fur family transcriptional regulator, with product MTRPSALDPADTERIGELLRSHGLRRMASRIAVLAVLEPVNGHLSVAEIHHRLREAAPAGFTPPDLATIYRTVTTLVDQGVLHALTLENGVTTFGLAADPHHHAVCTQCGSIIEVPARQLSSALEQAMAGSSFALSERAGLTLHGLCPRCQGRGPADGAR
- the mtr gene encoding mycothione reductase, whose protein sequence is METYDLAIIGTGSGNSILDERYAGKRVAICEQGTFGGTCLNVGCIPTKMFVYAAEVAQTVRHAARYGVDAHIDGVRWDDIVSRIFGRIDPIAISGEDYRRSSPNIDVYGQHARFGPVQADGRYLLRTDLGDEFTAEQVVIAAGSRPVIPPAILACGVDYHTSDTVMRIAELPEHLVIIGGGFVAAEFAHIFSALGVGITLVVRGGTLLRHSDDTMSERFTRIASSKWGLRTHRNVVGGHRDGSQIALDLDDGSTLHADTVLVATGRIPNGDLLDAEQAGIELNRTRVVVDEYQRTSAPGVFALGDVSSPYELKHVANHEARVVQHNLLCDWDDTDSMMMTDHRFVPSAVFTDPQLASVGLTENEAVAKGFDISCAIQDYGDVAYGWAMEDTSGIVKIIAERGSGRLLGAHIMGYQASSIIQPLIQAMSFGLTAHKMARGQYWIHPALPEVVENALLNLC